One Capra hircus breed San Clemente chromosome 3, ASM170441v1, whole genome shotgun sequence genomic window, CTTGTAGCTAAGTAACTTTTCTTAAGAATCTAGAATCCTGTTTGAAATCTGTGCCTTAGAAGGAAGCCCATAGatagatttttataaaaaaaaaaatcagattgtaGTATGTTAAGCTTAATACTTAGAATTGATTAGCCAAGTATGAACAAGGGAGCAGCTGTAAAGATGGGTGGGGCAGCTGCTTTGTCAGATGGGACCAACAACCAAATAATTAGTTTCCCTTTTTTAGTTGAGCCAATGTCTCCATTAAATGAGGTTTGAATACATGCAGTTTTGATACATCAGAATCATTTAAGCAGAAGCTTTTCTATCCATTTATCTTATTTAAATAACCTGCCCCAGGCAGATTCCAGGTGTGAGGTCTTCTCGGTGCTGCAGACTTTCTTCCTCTTTAACTTTTTCTGCACTGACATTCCCAGCATTCAGTCTTAATtacattttgtataattttttgctCTTAATGTATGTCTTCAGATTCCTGCCTGACCAAAGTGACCTCAAAAAGGAGAGAAGATGGCTTCTGAATCTGAAACCTTGAATCCCAGTGCTCGGATAATGACCTTCTACCCGACTATGGAGGAGTTCCGAAACTTCAGTCGTTACATTGCTTACATTGAATCCCAAGGAGCTCATCGGGCTGGGCTGGCTAAGGTGAGGGGTGGAGGCCTTTGGGACCAAGGGCGACAGTAAGATTTTTCCTAAATGAAGCCTTGAAGAACAGTTTTACTGAAAGGCAGATGGGGTGGTAGTTGAATATTTGCTGTCCTATTTAAAAGTTAATTCCTTTCGTTGACATCTGAAACATCACTTTTTTAGGTTAGAGGAGAGCTGTTGGGAATCTTTAAAAGGGAGGGAAAGAGCCAGTGTCCCAGGGCCAGCTGCTTCGGTGCTTCCATCTCTTGGTGGAGAGGGTGTTTTCATCAATCCAACTTCTCTCTCGGTTTCCCGCATTCCGCACTCTCATAGTAATTTGGCTTCCCATACGAGCTTTCTGTTAGAttgaaagaaaatcaactcttcaACCTCCTCTCTTGGTGCCCAGAGAATATTCTGAGgctgaaaatgaatgaatattcctTACTTTAGGTCATTGCATCTAGGCAGCTAGTTGGTGGCAGAACTGGATCAGGGCTAGCTTGACAGTGTGACTTTTGCTGTGTTTGAGTGAGCATGGTTAAATCCACGTGACTTTCTAGTAAAATCAGCTGTTGGCCTGCACACTTGGTGGACTCTGATCAGCTTGCCAGGTTTCTGATCTCTTTGTTCCTTGTGTTCCCTACAGGTTGTTCCTCCAAAGGAGTGGAAGCCACGAGCCTCCTATGATGATATTGATGACCTGGTTATTCCCGCCCCCATTCAGCAGCTGGTGACGGGGCAGTCTGGCCTCTTTACTCAGTACAACATACAGAAGAAAGCCATGACTGTGCGAGAGTTCCGCAAGATAGCCAACAGTGATAAGTGAGTGAAGCAGGTTCCTTTTAGCATCTGGACCTTACATTTCGTGGGCAGAGTGGTCTTCAAAACTGCTGCCATCATACTGAAGTCCCCTTTGCTCAGCTTCcacttttctctgtctcctttgctgttctTTGCACGGAAACATTTCTCTTCTCAGTACACAGTCACAGTCTAAACTCGTCTATGTTTTTACGTAGAGTAATCCCATTGCTTTTCCTTCAAAAGTAGGACTTAATAATTTGCAGTTGCAAAGGGGAAACTTGGAGTTGGTTCAGAGGCGCTTTGGCCAGATGTATCGATAACACCCACTTATCAAAAAGTGGCCTCAGTAAGTTAATCTCTTCCTTCTGGGTCCTTCTGTCTTTAATTATGTCAAACTCATCACTACCTATCTCATTTTTTCTATGACATTAACCGAAGGTGAGTAAACTAACAAGCTGTCCGCTGTTTTCTGTCACTCCATGATCATTGCGACATTCTTGTCTCTGTTGGAAGCATCCTTGTTTAGGTCCACTGTTTTCCATCGTTTTCCTGtgctatttttaataattttgctcTCATTTGACCTCAGATTTACAGAGAATGAATTGTGCATTCCCCTTGTTGGACTCTGACTAGTCATTCTTACCCTCTTGCTTGAATCTTCTCCTTTCCCTTGTGTCTCTTCATTTTGCGGCTCCATAAGGGATTCTTCCCTCCCCCCACTCCTCGCTTTTTCTCCTGAGTCCTTTTTGGTCCACACACGGCTTGGTTTCAGCCGGTCAGATGCTGTGTGCCTCCGGCTCCGGCTTGGCCGTGGAGGAGCCCCGGGGAGAGCCTCAGCTCGCCAGGCTTCACACTTAGAGTGCTTTGTTATCTCACATCAGGTCTCACTCTCGCTCCATCTGTGCTCTGCCTCTTTTCCTTGGACTTATCACAGTTCTGAATGTGGGCTCCCAGTTTTCTTGGCAGCCTAACTCTTAAAGCATCTCCTTTGCTGGCCAGCCTGCTGTCTAATTAGAGAATCTGTGTAAAAGCCTGTTGAAGCTTGTGCTGTGCTCCGCAGCTGTGAGCCTGTGGCGTCCTTCATGTCTGCTTCCTAGCTCTGCACTGGGCCAGGCACACTGGCTTTGTTTCTCCTGGGGTTGGTCTCATTCAGTCCCCGCCTGCCCACGCCTCAGGTCTTTTAATCTCATCTCATTAACATATAGTAGGCCTTGCCTTTCAGGAAATCTGTTTTTAAATCAGTCAGTCTTGTGTCTTTTCTCTACATCTGAAATACAACCAGTTCTTACCCTTGATTTCTGTCTGCATGATCAGCCAGCTTTAAGAAAACCCAGTAGGTAACAACCTAAATTTATAAAGCAGATCAGTTGGAAGTAGTTATTTGTATTTAAAGGGAACTTGAGAGTTCTAAACTTCATTATTCATTAGGTTGACATCAAAATGTAAGGCAGCATttaaagtaagatttttttttttttacctcccaGTTAACCTCATTATCTCCACACAATTTCAGTTTGGTCTTCCATtccttatcatatatatatatatttttgctgaGTTATATACTATGTATTTTCAAATACTAGGTTTACACATTACTCTTTAAATTGTGTAATACTTTTTAAgtggtttgaatttttaaaaagtttactttGGAATAAGTTCTCAGTATGTGATTTTATTGAGCTAAAGAATATAGATATTTTTAACAGTATTATGTGGAGATATGTATggataggtgtgtgtgtgtgtgtttgagcatATGTATATACTTGTATTTCGCTCAGTGGAACATTTGATATGCAAaaatctgtttttatgtttttaagactattatatttttattaaactatttTGTTTTCAGGCATGCTTATTTGTTGGATGTTAGCCACACTGCATAGGATGGTGGGAATGCAGCAGAGACAATTCAAGTGAGCCCTCTTGGAGACACTTCCTTAGAGTGCAGGGAAGTGACTGCTATTCCAGGGCCTCACCTCTCCATGTGTGGGCGGGTTTTTGGTTGTCTGTGGATACACAGGGATTTGCAGTTGTTGATTCTCACAAGTTTGTAAGCCTGTTTTCCCCCTGGGTGGCCAGGCCACTCCCGAGTGGAGCAGGGAGTAGTTTTAGTAGGGTCTTTTAAAAGAGTGGAGGATAGCATTCTTAAGGAAGATGGGCTTACATCTTGGTGTATGTTACCTTCCTTGGGCCTGGTACCCATAGAAGGGAGGTTGAGGGAGTTAGCGGAACCTTGAAGCCCAAGGTTGTATCTTGTTCCTTTGAAATGTCTTGCTCTCCCTGGAACAGAGGATTGTGTCTTGTGCTATCCATGATGCCTGATGAATTTAGTCTCTTATGAGTGgctaaccctttttttttttttccacttttgaaAGGTACTGTACCCCACGCTATAGTGAATTTGAAGAGCTTGAACGGAAATACTGGAAAAATCTCACGTTCAATCCCCCAATCTATGGTGCAGATGTGAATGGCACTCTCTATGAAAAGGTGAAAGTCACTGGAATCTCTATGCAGCGTTTTTGCAGTTTTGTGATTTGATACCATTTTCATCTGCCCAGCATGCAGTAGACACCTAAAAgctgtttgtctgttttgttttttttccctttttttttttttttactattttctcCATTTGGCTGCATAGGTCTTAGTTGCGTCTCACAAGATCTTCATTCTTGAtggtggcacgcaggatctttagttgcagcatgtggggtctagttccttgaacctgggtccctgcatTAGGAGAACTGACTCTTGACCACTGGATTGCAAGAGAAGTTCCCCTAAAAGCTGTTTTGCTGAATGGGTGTTTGCACAAAAGAGTGGTCCACCGCCAGCTGATGGGTTGTGCTCGCTTAATGGGGTAGTTTTGCATGTGACTGAATTTTATTTCTCCCACTCTACATGTGAATTGGATGATATGGTGTTCTTTGCAAGGGCCATTAGAATAGTCTGTGGGTGGTAGCTCTTATGAGTTCTAGAGAGAGTGGGATCACAGGAAATGAAATGTTGGGGAGGGCAGTGTGGTTTCTGTGGAAAAAAAGATCACTAATATAATGAAAGggatatatatttaagaaaagaaacatttagaTTTTGAGAATCTTCCAACAAGATTCTATAGAAAAAGCTGTTTTTTAACGAATTGCATTGGCTTAGGATATAGTGGTTTTGGACAGCCTTACATGTGGTGCAAAAAAGGGCTATTTGGGACCGTTTTAGGATGATTTGAAAAATCTGTAGAGTGTTTCAGGGATTATTACTCAGATTATTGTTTTTGTAAATTATTCGAGGGAAGGCGTTTAAAAAGTGGATTCCGATTTTGCTGTTGACGATCGCTTTTTTGGGTGGTGGGAAGTGAAGCTTGTAGGCATAAATCCTTCACAGGAGGTGGGCTTCTCGATGACCTTTTTAACTCAGGGTAACACTGTAGACTTTTTACTGAAGACACTGCCTGGTGGAAATAAGGGCTAGGCAAGTCACAAATTAGTAAATTCCACGCTTTGTATTTGTTGTAATTGGAGAGGTCTTTTCCTCTTGTGACCTAAGTTTATTTGGGTTCTGTTTAAACTGTTCATCTTGAGTTTAGAACAGGTGGCTGTcacctccctttctcctctttgaCTTACTAGTGTTCAGTGTCATTTTGCTCTTTGGGGGTATAATGGCATCAATTCCAGTGGCAGCTCTGAACAGCGAGTGAGGGGTGCTGTGGTCTTCATGTCCACACAGTTTCAACAGTATGCCAAATCTTTGTTAAGTGACAGCTCACCTGTGACCTGCTCTGCAGTTGGTGGgttcagagcctcagtttttaTTCAATCTGACATCCTCTGCAGCACGTAGATGAGTGGAATATTGGCCGGCTGAGAACCATCCTGGACTTGGTGGAGAAGGAGAGTGGGATCACCATTGAGGGTGTGAATACCCCGTACCTGTACTTCGGCATGTGGAAGACGTCCTTCGCCTGGCACACCGAAGACATGGACTTGTACAGCATCAATTACCTGCACTTCGGAGAGCCCAAGTCCTGGTAAAGTCGGCCTGCATTTGGCACCGGGGCTGGTCAGCTCTGTGTGCACATGGACCACCTTGGGATGGAGATAAAGTACAGATACTGGTTCAGCAGGGTCGGGGTGGGACTGGCGTGTTACGTTTTCTTCCGACTTTGAAGCAGCGAGGTGCTGTTAGAGCGCTGGGGCTCTCCCTGTCCTTGGCTCTCCCTGCCCTTGGAGCAGCAGGTTTTAGAGGGCAGGGCACCTAGTCCCATCATGTGGAAACGGAAGGTGGCTGAGTCACCGAGAGCCGCGGGGGCTCTCCCAAGCTCTCCCACTGCTGTCTGATTTCTTTTCCTGAACAGGCCTGAGGCATTTCTTAGAGGCAGATTTCCAAGACTGGAGTCGCTCCTTCAGATGATAGaaagctttcttttcctcatggaaaaaatatttggtgAGCAGCAGTGTGTGCCTAACCCACGAGGGGGCGCGTGGTCACTCAGCATCCTGCAGCCGCAGTCTGGCTGGGGAGGCAGATTCGCCCTCTTGTCCGCCTGCTCCCACCCATCCATCTCAGCATGTCAGCGAAGGTGGTGCTTTCAACAGAGCATAGGACCGATGAGGCGCTCACCCTCACACAGATAGGAGACTgatcaagagagagaaagagggagaagagcTGTGACGGGGAACAGTGGGTGCAGTAGGTCCACGCAGGAAGGCACGTGAACGCTGGGCCTAGAGAAGGCTCCCCTGGAAGAGGTAATGGCCGAGCTGAGGCCTCGCACATGAGGATGTggctgggtggggtggtggtAGGTTAGGAGGGGGGACAGGAAAGCGTGTCTGGGTGTTTGTAGCAACATATGCAAAGACTTGGGAGTGAACGCAGTGTGTTGAGTAACCAGAGGAAGGAAGACTTCCTCTGTGCTCTGGGTGCCGATTATGAGGATGGAGGCGCGAGGAGGCCAGAGGGGACACTGACCAGGTCTTGCGGAGTCATGGAAGCTGTGTCTGTCTCCATTCCTTTCCCAGCCTCTTCAGCCACGTCCTGTCCCAGGGGTTTTCTTCTGTTCTGTCAGATGCCTTTCCAGTTTCCAGTCTTGGGGTGGGGCACCCTTTTGAGCCAGTGATTACCCCCTGACTACTGACCCAGTTCCTTAGAAGCTAGACTTCTATCAAGAGTCAGTAACGTTTGTGTCTTATCCATGTTTACTCTGAAGTTCCTGAAACTAGACTTTGTTACTACATACACTCTTTAGGTCACCTGAAGTGGTTCCTCCAGAGACGTCTATGCAGGGTTGCCTGATGGATCCCAGAGCCCTTTAGGtgatagtttcctcatctgttttgtTTCATAACAAAACTGTTTGGGATGGGAAGGTTTTGTTGTTGTGGAATCATCTTTAGAACGCATTATAAAGGTAAAATAGACTTACTGTGAGTTTCTGAATATGAAGTTTTAACAGTTTTGCAAAAGTTTTAAATAGTCTTCTatgtgttttttagtttttccttttgtttcttaatgAAGGGCAATCCTATGGTGTCTGGATACCCACAGTGTTGGAGGCGTGAGTGGCTACTGGATAATCAGTGCACTGTTGAGGAGACGAAGGGAAATGGGCTCTTCAGCAGATGGGGGCCAGGTCTCTGGTACCTAATCCATCGTCACCTTGTTgcccatttttctctctctatccCATCCCAGTTAAGCCTTTCAGGCTCTGCCAGGAGCACTTTAATgccatcctcctcctctctctctctttttttttttctttgtttaagttTTATTGCATGAATAACATTATAAAGGAGAGCAACGTTGAGTGTGTGCCATAAATCCTGGTTCATGGTAACTATTGAATAAACCTCTTGTTaatgaatataaaagataaaaatggctTGCCCTTCAGTGTGGGTTCCCCACTCCAGTGCCCAGACAGTCTAATACGTCATTTCTCCAGATCCCTTTCTAGTTCTTGTGGTCGGGAAGTTGAAAAGTCTGATATTTCGAGCTGTTCTGAGAGTGGGCACGAGCCCTTGGGCCCCTTCCCGGGCCAGCTCTCTGCTCAGTGGCCGCTGCTTCTGTGTGCTTGCAGGTACTCTGTCCCGCCCGAGCACGGAAAGCGGTTGGAGCGCCTGGCCAAAGGTATGGTGTTCGCTCCTTGGGTGGGGTCAGACCTGCCAGGGAGCTGCGCTCGTGGCTCTCGGATGTCCACTTTCAGTGGTCCTTTCTTAAGCCCACATGTTGGGGGTGAGCCAGACTGCCAGTTTGGGTACATCTCAGAGCAGGTGAAATCACAGCCTTTCCCCACTTTGTCCTGGGAAGGGGCTTAGTAAGTGTTAGACTGCCTTTGCCTCGGTTTCATCATGCATGGGTTTGTTTGACCAGGGATAGTGTACTGGTCACCTTGGGTCTGGTTCTTTCGCCAAAACCCCAGTTGGTCACGTCAAAGTTGAATCTCACGCTTTGGTTCTTGTAAGTGGACTCTCGTAGATTTGTACCTCTAGAGAGGCTATTTCACAAGCACTTGTCATGTGTGCTATAGATGTGTTACTAACAAAAGATTGAGGGTCCTGGTGAATGGAGAAAGGCTCTTAAGTAGTTTTAAAACTCTGTATGAGAAGAGAGGCTGCCAGGGCAATCCCCCAAGCAGGATTTGATGACCACTACACCGGGGACAGCCCAGAGGCTCATCACAGAATGCTAGGACTGGCCTGGAGCTAGAATAATCTGTGGTGATCACCTTGGTGATTCATCCTCCTTACATTTAGATGAGATGCGCTGTGTGAAGTGACTCCAGGGTTACAGAGCCAGTGTGGAGCCGTGTATTAACTGTACTCATTTTCAATTAAACAGGCTTCTTCCCAGGCAGTGCTCAAAGCTGTGAGGCTTTTCTCCGCCATAAGATGACCTTGATTTCTCCTTTAATGCTGAAGAAATACGGAATTCCCTTTGACAAGGTGAGCGGACTGCGCACACAGCAGTCCTTGGCCTATGCGGAAACCGCTCTTTCTGGCGTGTGTTTCACAGGGAGCTTTATTCTACTTGCTCCTCTGTGCCAGGTGTGGGTCAGGACTAATCTGTGTCACCTTTGGATCTCAATGCATTAAAGGTGGGCGCCACCCTCCTGCTGCCAGAGGAGGGTCAAGCCCTCTTGAACAGCGTTAATCCAGAGGAGTCATTAATTACAGTCATGGTGTCTGATGTGCGGGGACTTTGCATGTCGCAGAAGACACTAAGACCCCAGTAGCTTTGTGACCTGTCCCTGGTCACTGAGTGGTGGCTGAGCTGGAGCCCAGCATTCCTGCCCTTTACTTCAACTGCTTCCTGTTTGCTCTTGTTCAGGTGACTCAGGAAGCTGGAGAATTTATGATCACTTTCCCTTACGGCTACCATGCTGGCTTTAACCACGGCTTCAACTGTGCCGAGTCCACCAACTTTGCTACCCGGCGGTGGATCGAGTATGGCAAACAAGCTGTGCTGGTAAGTCCACTGTTTTCCATCATAAAAACTGTGTCTAAAAACAACTGATTGAGCCAGCCAGCCTTCTTAGGTACACTGGCTGGTGTTTCTTTGGGCTGCTGGAATTGAGAAACAGAGTGGCAGGGAACATGCAAAAGTACCAGCATCTTGTGTtcacaaagaatgtttaaaaactgGTTTAGGTTTGAGCTGTATAAAAGGAGGTTTCCGTGCTTGAGTTCACTGGGTGTTAACcctgcacccacacacacagcgCTGTTTCTTGCTCTAGCTGCTCTGGGTGTTCACCGCCGAGGAGAAACCTGATGGGCTTCCCTTTTACTTTAAGGAAGCAGCAAGGCTGGACTTTTGGCCAGGAGTAGACTTGTTCCTGAGGTCCTGGCCTCAATAGACGGCAGAGGGAAGGTCGTTGACCGTCCCGGGTCTAATGCTGAGCCTTGTCTCTTAACTCTTCTCCATGTACCCTGGCTAGCGTCCCAGTTGATTCACCCCAGTGCCATGTGTCCTCTGCCCTTTTCTCCCTGCTTCCTTTCATGTGTGAAGGCTCTGTCTGGACGCGATGCCCTCAGCCTGTGAACTCAAACAGTTCAGCCTGAAActgttctctttttccctttggtgggaaagggtgggagagAGGGGTGGAGGGAGCTGGGGAAGGGTCTCACCTGGCACCCCTCTGGCGCCTTGCAACAGTGCTCCTGCAGGAAGGACATGGTGAAGATCTCCATGGACGTGTTTGTGAGGAAGTTCCAGCCAGAAAGGTACAAGCTCTGGAAAGCTGGGAAGGACAGCACCGTCATCGACCACACTCTGCCCACACCAGAAGCGGCTGAGTTTCTTAAGGAGAGTGAACTGGTCCCGAGAGCCCAGAAGGAGGAGGATTgcccagaggaggagacagaggggcTGGAGGATGGAGAGGAGGGCGACCTGAGGAGGAGGTAACCCTGTAGCCCTTGGGCCCAGCtgcctgggtggggtggggtggagtagGGGACCGTCTGGTAGGTCCCGTCACCTGCTGAGGGGCTGCTTCTGAGCGGGGTGTTTGAGCACAGCTGAGGGAAGGTTCTTCGTGGTGCAGGCTCCAGAATCCTCAGGTATTCAGACCCTTCCTCACCACTGCACGCAGAGGTGATGGCACTTCTCCTTGGGCCATAGTCACCTGAAGGGAGGCTCACATGTCTGTGGGGGCGTGGCTCCCTCAGAGCCAGAGAAGCCCCCCTTCTTGCTGCCGCCTGAGGGCTTTTTGTAAAGGAGAGTGTGGTGCAGGGAATGAGGCTGGTGAGGGCAAGGGGCAGTGTCGTCAGCGTCTCAGCCAGAGGGCCTGTCCTCAGCAGCTCTCCCGCCGGGGCTGTGTGGGGAAGACAGGAGGAACGTTCACGGGGTACCTGCTGTACGCAGGCATTCTGCGCGTGCTCAGCACAGCTTTTCCCGAGGCTCACGTCAGCTCTGTGAGGTGGGGCAGTGACATCCCTGATTGCACTTGATCGAACAGGCTCGGGGCCGTGAGGTCCCTGGTCTTGGGCGGCTCTCAAGTGTGAAGCAGGCTCTGGCGGTTCCTGTCAGGTTGCGTGGGGATGTGCTTATGTAAGCGGATATACACACCGGCTCTTAAAAAGTGTGCACTCCTCCTTGCAGCCTGGCCAAGCACCGGATCGGGACAAAGAGGCACCGCGTTTGTCTTGAAATCCCGCAGGAGGTGAGTCAGAGCGAGCTCTTCCCCAAGGAGGAGCTGGGCTCCGGACAGTACGACATGGCGGAGTGCCAGGCTGCCCTCGCTCCCGTGAGGCCCACCCACAGCTCCGTGCGCCAAGTCGAGGACAGCCTCACCTTCCCAGGTGAGTTGGTCGtggtatttttttcctccacagCCCTAACTGTTGGACGCCAGGTCACTGCAGGGTCGCAGGCATGACGTGAGGGAGGTGGGCCTGTGAGCAGGTGGTGACCGGAGTGTGGGAAGCACTTTGGGCGGGGACACTCAGGGTCACGGAGGGACGTGGGGAAGGCCCACAGCTGTTCAGGGAGCTGGCCGTGGTATCCTGAGATTTGAGCAGGGGGCGGGAAGGGTAGGAGACAGGTGTGCCACAGGAGCTGCGCCTTGAGATGTTGGATGAGACAGCGTGGGGACCGCCTGCCTGCCTTCTGAGAGCTTGCTCACTGGGGGCCCGAGGGGCTGTTGGTATTTCAGGAAGGGACGGCGTGGTCTAGCACCATGTTTGAAAGCCTTCCCATGGGTAGATTTATCTGGAAGGAGCTGGTTTCAGCCTCGGGTCAGGCCCCGCTTGGGGGACCTCTGCGTGGACAGGATTCCTCTGGGTGTGTGCTGGGAGCCATTGGCACTGCGGGCCCAGCTTCTTCTGTGAAGCAGACTTCTGGCCTGGCTCGCTGGGTCTCCGCTGACCTGAGGGGACTTCTGGGGAAGGGACAGCTGCCGtgtgctgtgtgccaggctgtGCTCCCACCTCATATGTCGCAGTCTTATTTAAGAACCCTGGTGGGAGGTGGTAGCATCTTCAcatcacagaagaggaaaccggaggcccagagaggccaagCAGCTCGCCCCAGATCGCACAGGGACCCCCGTTATGGTGGAGCCAAAGAGTTGGAAACCAGGCCTTCCTCGGCGCCCACGTTCTTCGGTCTGTGTCCCTCTCTCGGGGTTGAGACGTGCAGGAGGGAGTGGGCTCCGTCCAGCGTGTCTTGTGTGTTTCAGATTATTCTGACTCCACCGAAGTCAAATTTGAAGAGCTTAAAAACGTCAAGCTGGAAGAGGAGGACGAGGACGAGGAAGAGGAGCATGAGTCGGCTGCCTTGGACCTTTCTGTGAACCCAGCTTCTCTTGGGGGACGCCTCGtcttctcaggctccaaaaaGAAATCATCTTCCAGCCTGGGCTCCGGTTCTTCACAGGATTCTGTTTCTTCCGATTCTGAAACCAGCGAGCCTCTGTCCTGCCGAGCCCAAGGGCAGACAGGAGTCCTCACTGTGCACAGCTATGCCAAAGGGGATGGCAGGGTCCCCTCGGGAGAGCCGTGTGCCAGAAAGAAAGGGGGCGCCACCCGGAGCATCAGTGAGAGGGAACTGGCCGAGGTATGGGTGCTGGAGTGGGCCGATGGGGGTGGGCTCCTGCAGGGTCCCCAATGGCAGGAGGAGACCCTCAGGATGGACCTCCAGCCTGCAGTTGTATCAAGCAAAAGCCAGGTGGCATTGGGTCGCTTTAGCTTGCTTTTTActgggagggttttttttttccctgttatcTCTATGTGACTATTGCTCCAAAGAATGGCTTTGTGGCTTCCCTGGCCACCCTCAGTGGATCTTCAGTTGAGCGGGGCACATGCTCTGACCCTCCTGGCCTTTGGGGCACAGGGTTAGAGCAGCAGTGTTTGCAGCCTGGCGTTTGAGGGTTGGAATGACGTGGCCTCTCTTCCCCTGGGCTGCCCTGGGAGTTTTCCGGCCATGCCCCGTGTTCATCCTCCCCCTCCGGGTACGACACTGCTGACAGCATCCTTTTGGAGACCAGGATGAATCCCAGAGCCGTCAACAAGGAATTGTTTGCTCAGGCTTCCTCCCAGAACACGCTGTTGCCAGAAGctatgttttctgtttgttctgtGTAGAAAGGCGCTTGGTGAGTCTACGTGGGGTCCAGCAGGGCCGCATTGGGTACAGCCCAACTCAGGCCTGCCCAGGTGACCTCTCTCTCCAGCCTCACAGCCTGTGGTGAAGTTGCAGCTGGGCTGAGGGTTGAGGTGGGGCCACTGGCAGATTGTAGGAGTGAGCACAGAGAGGCTCTCCTTGATTCCCTGTTCCCTTCACCTTTGGAAAATTTGTCTTTTAgaagtttttatttgcttttttaaaaaacttttcattttgttttggagTATAGCCGAATAACAGTcttgtgatagtttcagctggacagcagagcaactcagccaaAGCATTGTTAAAGTATACACAAACAGAATACTGTCACGAGACCGCTGTGTGCACGCGTTATCCCGGTGTGCACGCATTATCCCGGTGTGCGTGCGTTATCTCTGTGTATTAACATTTGACGTGCTGGCTTTATCTTTTCTTTGCCTGAAGTGCTCATGCTTTGTCCTTATTCAGATTCTCCTAGTTTCTCAGCAGTGCCTTTCTGTGGTTAGTTTGCTGCTTGTCTTTAACACCCgtatgatctttctttctgttttttctgcaTCTCAGGCTCAGTTTCTGTAGATGCTGTTTCTCCATGTGgagtccctccttccctctcatgCGTGGTGCAGTCTGGTGAGCCAGTGACCCCAGTGTCTCCTTCCCTGCTTTCCCGTCGCCTCTGACCCCCATTCCCTGCCCTGCTGGGGTCACTTCTACAAGCGAGGGCTCTTCCACTTGGAAAGCAGAGCCCCTTCTGTTCCTCGTGGCAGCGTCCCAGTCATCAATTCACAAAGCTCTGTGCGCTCTGTGCATCTTGCTGTCTGTGCCGGCCACACCGTCCTTGGGCACTGTCCTCCTGATGTGTGCAACCACAGAAGCTGCTAACAATAGCAAGGACGTACTAGAGAGTAAATACTCTACAGTATTGAggccatatattaatatatatagttattatatattattaatctTACCATGGTGTCAAGTTTTTTCTAAGGTTGGTTTTTTTTCTTAGGTGG contains:
- the KDM4A gene encoding lysine-specific demethylase 4A isoform X2; the encoded protein is MLICWMLATLHRMVGMQQRQFKYCTPRYSEFEELERKYWKNLTFNPPIYGADVNGTLYEKHVDEWNIGRLRTILDLVEKESGITIEGVNTPYLYFGMWKTSFAWHTEDMDLYSINYLHFGEPKSWYSVPPEHGKRLERLAKGFFPGSAQSCEAFLRHKMTLISPLMLKKYGIPFDKVTQEAGEFMITFPYGYHAGFNHGFNCAESTNFATRRWIEYGKQAVLCSCRKDMVKISMDVFVRKFQPERYKLWKAGKDSTVIDHTLPTPEAAEFLKESELVPRAQKEEDCPEEETEGLEDGEEGDLRRSLAKHRIGTKRHRVCLEIPQEVSQSELFPKEELGSGQYDMAECQAALAPVRPTHSSVRQVEDSLTFPDYSDSTEVKFEELKNVKLEEEDEDEEEEHESAALDLSVNPASLGGRLVFSGSKKKSSSSLGSGSSQDSVSSDSETSEPLSCRAQGQTGVLTVHSYAKGDGRVPSGEPCARKKGGATRSISERELAEVADEYMFSLEESKKSKGRRQPLSKLPRHHPLVLQDCVSDDELPEQLTPEEEAEETEAWAKPLSQLWQNRPPNFEAEKEFNEAMAQQAPHCAVCMIFQTYHQVEFGGFGQSCGSAPDLAPQIQRTKPLIPEMCFTSTGCTSTDINLSTPYLEEDGTSLLVSCKKCSVRVHASCYGVPPAKASEDWMCSRCSANALEEDCCLCSLRGGALQRANDDRWVHVSCAVAILEARFVNIAERSPVDVSKIPLPRFKLKCVFCKKRRKRTAGCCVQCSHGRCPTAFHVSCAQAAGVMMQPDDWPFVVFITCFRHKIPNLERAKGALQSITAGQKVISKHKNGRFYQCEVVRLTTETFYEVNFDDGSFSDNLYPEDIVSQDCLQLGPPAEGEVVQVRWTDGQVYGAKFVASHPIQMYQVEFEDGSQLVVKRDDVYTLDEELPKRVKSRLSVASDMRFNEIFTEKEVKQEKKRQRVINSRYREDYIEPALYRAIME